The Neomonachus schauinslandi chromosome 4, ASM220157v2, whole genome shotgun sequence genome includes a region encoding these proteins:
- the PIAS3 gene encoding E3 SUMO-protein ligase PIAS3, translated as MAELGELKHMVMSFRVSELQVLLGFAGRNKSGRKHELLAKALHLLKSSCAPSVQMKIKELYRRRFPRKTLGPSDLSLLSLPPGTPPVGSPGPLAPIPPALLAPGTLLGPKREVDMHPPLPQPVHPDVTMKPLPFYEVYGELIRPTTLASTSSQRFEEAHFTFALTPQQVQQILTSREVLPGAKCDYTIQVQLRFCLCETSCPQEDYFPPNLFVKVNGKLCPLPGYLPPTKNGAEPKRPSRPINITPLARLSATVPNTIVVNWSSEFGRNYSLSVYLVRQLTAGTLLQKLRAKGIRNPDHSRALIKEKLTADPDSEVATTSLRVSLMCPLGKMRLTVPCRALTCAHLQSFDAALYLQMNEKKPTWTCPVCDKKAPYESLIIDGLFMEILNSCSDCDEIQFMEDGSWCPMKPKKEASEVCPPPGYGLDGLQYSPVQEGNPSENKKKVEVIDLTIESSSDEEDLPPTKKHCPVTSAAIPALPGSKGVLTSGHQPSSVLRSPAMGTLGGDFLSSLPLHEYPPAFPLGADIQGLDLFSFLQTESQHYGPSVITSIDEQDALGHFFQYRGTPSHFLGPLAPTLGSSHRSTTPAPPPGRVSSIVAPGGALREGPGGPLSSGPSLTGCRSDIISLD; from the exons ATGGCGGAGCTGGGCGAATTAAAG CACATGGTGATGAGCTTCCGGGTGTCTGAGCTTCAGGTGCTGCTCGGCTTTGCTGGCCGGAACAAGAGTGGACGGAAGCACGAGCTCCTGGCCAAGGCCCTGCACCTCCTCAAGTCCAGCTGTGCCCCCAGTGTCCAGATGAAGATCAAGGAGCTTTACCGCCGGCGCTTTCCCCGGAAGACCCTGGGGCCCTCTgatctctccctgctctctctgccccctggCACCCCTCCTGTCGGCTCCCCTGGTCCTCTGGCTCCCATTCCCCCAGCCCTCTTGGCCCCTGGCACCCTGCTGGGCCCCAAGCGTGAAGTGGACATGCacccccctctgccccagcccgtACACCCTGATGTCACCATGAAACCATTGCCCTTCTATGAAGTCTATGGGGAGCTCATCCGGCCCACCACCCTCG CGTCCACTTCTAGCCAGCGTTTTGAAGAGGCGCACTTTACCTTTGCCCTCACACCCCAGCAAGTGCAGCAGATTCTCACATCCAG AGAGGTTCTACCAGGAGCCAAATGTGACTATACTATACAAGTGCAGCTAAG GTTCTGTCTCTGTGAGACCAGCTGCCCCCAGGAGGATTATTTTCCCCCCAACCTCTTCGTCAAGGTCAATGGGAAACTATGCCCCCTGCCG ggttACCTTCCCCCTACCAAGAATGGGGCTGAGCCCAAGAGGCCTAGCCGCCCCATCAACATCACACCTCTGGCTCGTCTCTCGGCCACTGTTCCCAACACCATCGTGGTCAACTGGTCATCTGAGTTTGGACGg AACTACTCCTTGTCTGTGTACCTGGTGAGACAGTTGACTGCAGGGACCCTTCTACAAAAACTCAGAGCAAAGGGTATCCGGAACCCAGACCACTCTCGGGCACTGA TCAAGGAGAAATTGACCGCTGACCCGGACAGTGAGGTGGCCACTACAAGTCTCCGGGTGTCACTCATGTGCCCG CTAGGGAAGATGCGCCTGACAGTCCCCTGTCGTGCCCTCACCTGCGCCCACCTGCAGAGCTTCGATGCTGCCCTTTATCTACAGATGAATGAGAAGAAACCAACATGGACATGTCCTGTGTGTGACAAGAAGGCTCCCTATGAATCTCTTATCATTGATGG cttgttCATGGAGATACTTAATTCCTGTTCGGATTGTGATGAGATCCAGTTCATGGAAGATGGATCCTGGTGCCCAATGAAACCCAAGAAGGAGGCATCTGAGGTTTGCCCCCCGCCAGGGTATGGGCTGGATG GCCTCCAGTACAGCCCAGTCCAAGAGGGCAATCCATCAGAGAATAAGAAGAAGGTTGAAGTTATTGACTTGACAATAGAGAGTTCATCGGATGAGGAGGACCTGCCCCCGACGAAAAAGCACTGTCCTGTCACCTCAGCTGCCATCCCGGCTCTACCTGGAAGCAAAGG AGTCCTGACATCTGGTCACCAGCCATCTTCGGTGCTGCGGAGCCCTGCTATGGGCACGCTGGGCGGGGATTTCCTGTCCAGTCTCCCGCTACATGAGTATCCACCTGCTTTCCCACTGGGGGCCGATATCCAAG gtttagatttattttctttcctccagaCTGAGAGTCAG CACTATGGTCCCTCCGTCATCACCTCGATAGATGAACAGGATGCCCTTGGCCACTTCTTCCAGTACCGAGGGACCCCTTCCCACTTCCTGGGCCCACTAGCCCCCACATTGGGGAGCTCTCACCGCAGCACCACTCCAGCACCCCCTCCTGGCCGCGTCAGTAGCATTGTGGCCCCTGGGGGGGCCTtgagggaggggcctggaggaCCCCTGTCCTCAGGTCCCTCTTTGACTGGCTGCCGGTCAGACATCATTTCCCTGGACTGA